The genomic segment GTGAAAGCCAGGTGTCGTGTGCACTGCTCGGTGGGCCAATTCGCGACTTCAATCTGATTTATGCACCGCAGCGTTATAGCGCGCGGTTGCAGTGGCTGGCGGGCGAGCAACATCTGTTCACCTCGGCCACGACGGTGCTGGTGTTCAGTGTCAGCGAGCAGCTTGAAGTGATGCTCGGTGACAGCACTCGGCAACTGGGTCGCCATGATTGCCTGCAACTGGACGCTAATGCCGGGTTACTGGATATCGCCATCAACGGCGCGTGCTGTGTGATTGAGCTGATCGCACACTGATCCAGCACCGAGTTGCCTCCATCGCGGGCAAGCCCGCTCCCACAGGAATGTCATTGCACTTGTGGGAGCGAGCTTGCCCGCGATGCTTTTCAGGGCGGCAAACACGTTTCCCACTGCGCACCAACTTGTTACCGAATGCCCCAGCGTGGCGCAAAACCACGCTGAAGTAACAGCCATCCCTCCCGCGCAAAAATTCCCAAAAAAAATTTCAGCACCATCAAGACCCCTGATCTACAGGCTTTCCAGCCCTCCAAAAACTTTTCTTGAAGACACCCTCATCAAGTTGGCCGCCCGATTGCATATGCTTGTATGTACAAGTAAAGACGTATGCGTATGAGTCGATCGAGACTCCTCGCAGCGTCCACTGATTCGCTTGGGGCGCAACGACGCGCACAGGCTGGCTTGCCCACTGCCAGGGTTGGTTTGGATTGATTGCTGAGGAGTCTTTTTCGTGACTGACAATACCCAGAAACCTACAAAGTATCGTGACGTTGAAATCCGCGCTGCCCGCGGTAACAAGTTGACCGCCAAGAGCTGGATGACTGAAGCGCCGCTGCGCATGCTGATGAACAACCTCGACCCGGAAGTCGCCGAGAACCCTAAAGAACTGGTGGTTTATGGTGGCATCGGTCGTGCGGCACGTAACTGGGAGTGCTACGACAAGATCGTCGAAAGCCTGACCAACCTGAACGACGACGAGACCCTGCTGGTGCAATCCGGCAAGCCGGTCGGCGTGTTCAAGACCCACAGCAACGCCCCGCGTGTACTGATCGCCAACTCCAACCTGGTACCGCACTGGGCAAGCTGGGAGCACTTCAACGAACTCGACGCCAAAGGCCTGGCCATGTACGGCCAGATGACCGCCGGCAGCTGGATCTACATCGGCAGCCAGGGCATCGTTCAAGGTACCTACGAAACCTTCGTTGAAGCCGGTCGCCAGCACTACAACGACAACCTGAAAGGCCGTTGGGTGCTGACCGCAGGCCTGGGCGGCATGGGCGGCGCTCAGCCGCTGGCCGCGACCCTGGCGGGTGCTTGCTCGCTGAACATCGAATGCCAGCAGATCAGTATCGATTTCCGTTTGAAAAGCCGTTACGTCGACGAACAAGCCACCGACCTCGACGACGCGCTGGCCCGCATCGCCAAATACACCCAGGAAGGCAAGGCGATTTCCATTGCCCTGCTGGGCAACGCGGCTGAAATCCTGCCGGAACTGGTCAAGCGCGGCGTGCGCCCGGACATGGTCACCGACCAGACCAGCGCCCACGACCCACTGAACGGCTACCTGCCTGCCGGCTGGACCTGGGACCAATACCGCGCCCGTGCCAAGACCGAACCGGCTGCTGTGATCAAAGCCGCCAAGCAGTCGATGGCGGTACACGTCAAAGCCATGCTCGACTTCCAGAAGATGGGCATTCCGACCTTCGACTACGGCAACAACATCCGTCAGATGGCGCAAGAAGAAGGCGTGGAAAACGCCTTCGACTTCCCGGGCTTCGTACCGGCCTACATCCGTCCACTGTTCTGCCGTGGCATCGGCCCGTTCCGCTGGGCTGCGCTGTCGGGCGACCCGCAAGACATCTACAAGACCGACGCCAAAGTCAAAGAGCTGATCCCGGACGACGCCCACCTGCACAACTGGCTGGACATGGCCCGCGAGCGCATCAGCTTCCAGGGTCTGCCGGCACGTATCTGCTGGGTTGGCCTGGGCCTGCGCGCCAAGCTGGGCCTGGCGTTCAACGAAATGGTGCGCAGCGGTGAGTTGTCCGCGCCGATCGTGATCGGCCGCGACCACCTGGACTCCGGTTCCGTGGCCAGCCCGAACCGCGAAACCGAATCCATGCAGGACGGCTCCGACGCTGTGTCCGACTGGCCACTGCTCAACGCTTTGCTCAACACCGCGAGCGGCGCGACCTGGGTTTCGCTGCACCACGGCGGCGGCGTCGGCATGGGCTTCTCCCAGCACTCGGGCATGGTGATTGTCTGCGACGGTACTGACGAGGCGGCCGAGCGTATCGCCCGCGTGCTGCACAACGACCCGGCGACCGGCGTCATGCGTCACGCCGATGCGGGTTACCAGATCGCTATCGATTGCGCCAAGGAACAGGGGCTGAATCTGCCGATGATTACCGGCAAGTAACGCAAGACCTGCAGGTTCAAAAGCTTTATGTGGGAGCGAGCCTGCTCGCGAATGCGGTGGGGTCAACCAACATCAATGTTGGATGTGCCGGCCTCTTCGCGAGCAGGCTCGCTCCCACACAAAAGCAAACCTGCAAAGACACTCAGTGAACCCTTAGAACAATCCACAGAGGTTGAACCATGGCTGTTAATGACGATCGTGCAAGCAGTAAGCCGTTGATCGAAAGGCGTTCGATCGACTACATCCCGGAAGCGGAAAGACACGGTCGTCTGTTAAGCCAGTTCACCCTGTGGCTGGGTGCCAACCTGCAAATCACCGCGATTGTCACCGGGGCCCTGGCCGTGGTGCTGGGCGGTGATGTGTTCTGGTCGTTGATCGGTCTGTTGATCGGTCAATTGCTGGGCGGTGGCGTCATGGCGCTGCATGCGGCCCAAGGCCCGCAACTGGGCTTGCCGCAGATGATCTCCAGCCGCGTGCAGTTTGGCGTGTATGGCGCGGTGATTCCGCTGGTGTTGGTGTGCCTGATGTACATCGGCTTCTCGGCCAGCGGTTCGTTGCTGGCGGGGCAGGCGGTGGCGCAGTTGTTGAATGTCCAGGACTGGGTCGGCATCGTGCTGTTCGCCGGCTCCATCATGGTCTTCACCATCTTCGGCTACCGGGTGATCCACGGCATCGGCCGGATCGCCAGCGTGCTGGGCGTGGTTGCGTTCGTTTACCTGTTCTACAAACTGTTGGCCGGCAACGACATCATGGCGTTGCTCGGCAACAAGCATTTCTCGCTGGCGAGTTTCCTGTTGGCGGTGTCGTTGTCGGCGTCCTGGCAGATCGCGTTCGGCCCGTATGTGGCGGACTACTCGCGTTACTTGCCGCGCAGCACCTCGGCATCGAAAACCTTCTGGGCCGTGGGTCTGGGCTCGGTGATCGGCGCGCAGGCGTCCATGGTGTTCGGTGTGTTCGCCGCCGCCCTGGCCGGTTCGCAATTCGCCCATCACGAAGTGTCGTTCATCGTCAGCCTCGGCGGCACCGGCATCGTCGCCGCTCTGCTGTACTTCGCAGTAGCGTTCGGCAAGGTCACGGTGACCACGCTCAACGCCTACGGCAGTTTCATGTCGATTGCGACGATCATCAGCGGCTTCCGTGGCAGCCGCCACATCTCCAGCGGCGTGCGTCTGCTGTACATCTTCATCATGGTCTCGCTGGCCGCCGCGCTGGCGTTGCTGGGCAAGGACTCGTTCCTCAAGGATTTCTCCGCGTTCATCCTGTTCCTGCTGGCGTTCTTCACCCCCTGGAGCGCGATCAACCTGGTGGATTTCTACTGCATCACCAAAGAGCGTTATGACATTCCAGCGTTGTCGAACCCCAATGGTCGTTACGGACGCTGGAACCTCATGGGCATCTCGATTTACGTGTTTGGCGTGTTGATTCAAATGCCGTTCATCTCCACCCACTTCTACACGGGGCCTCTGGTCGCGAGCCTCGGTGATACCGACATCTCGTGGATCATCGGCCTGGTGGTGCCGGCCGTGATGTATTACTTCGCGGCGAAGAAGTGGCATGGCGCAGTACCCGATCGATTGATCCTGCCGGTAGAGCAGGACAACGTTGCCGCTCCTCAAACAAGCGGGGCCGGTCGCGCTGCGGCGCAGGCCTGATTGGACGTGGACAGGGCTGGATGCCTCTTGACTGCCGTAAGCCAATTCATGATTAGGAGCGTCACTCAATGAAGTCGAACAAGACCCTGTTGACCACAGTGCTTTCCATGGGCCTGCTGGCCAGCGCCGGCGCCACTCAGGCAGCCGGTTGGTGCGAGTCGGGCAAACCGGTGAAATTTGCCGGCCTGAACTGGGAAAGCGCAATGCTGCTGACCGACGTGCTGCAAGTCGTGTTGGAGAAAGGCTACGACTGCAAGACTGACAGCCTGCCGGGCAATTCCATCACCATGGAAAACGCCCTGAGCAGCAACGACATCCAGGTGTTCGCCGAAGAGTGGGTAGGCCGCAGCGAGGTCTGGAACAAGGCCGAGAAGGCCGGCAAGGTCGTCGGTGTCGGCGCCCCGGTGGTCGGTGCCGTCGAAGGCTGGTACGTGCCGCGCTACGTGATCGAAGGCGACGCCAAACGCAAGCTGGAGCCGAAAGCCCCGGACCTGAAAAACATCGCCGACCTGGCCAAATACGCGGCCGTGTTCAAGGATCAGGAAGAGCCGTCCAAGGGCCGCTTCTACAACTGCCCGGCCGGCTGGACCTGTGAGCTGGACAACAGCGAAATGCTCAAGAGCTATGGCCTGGAAAGCAGCTACACCAACTTCCGCCCAGGCACCGGCCCGGCGCTGGATGCGGCGGTGCTGTCAAGCTATAAGCGTGGCGAGCCGATCCTGTTCTACTACTGGTCGCCAACCCCGCTGATGGGCCAGGTGGATCTGGTCAAGCTCGAAGAAAAACCCGGTGTGGACAAGCACGTGACCATCAAGGTCGGCCTGTCCAAGACCTTTCACGACGAAGCCCCGGAACTGGTGGCCGTGCTGGAGAAGGTCAACCTGCCGATCGACATCCTCAATCAAAATCTGGGACGCATGACCAAGGAGCGGATCGAGTCGCCAAAACTGGCGAAAATCTTCCTCAAGGAACATCCTGAGGTCTGGCACGCATGGGTGAGCGACGACGCAGCCAAAAAGATCGACGCGGCCTTGTAGGTCGAGCTTCTCCGGCTGCCGCCAACGGCAGTCGGACGCTTGATCGCAACCCCTTGATTGAGAGTCTCTTATGTTTCCCGAAAGCTTTACCTTTTCCATCGCCGACTGGGTCAACGGTTGGGTCGATTCGCTGGTCACCAACTACGGCGACGTGTTCCGGCACATCTCCGACACGCTGCTGTGGGCCATCGTCAACCTCGAAAGCCTGCTGCGTGCAGCGCCGTGGTGGCTGATGCTGGCCATCGTTGCCGGCATCGCCTGGCACGCCACCCGCAAGGTCGTGACGACCGTGGTGATCGTCGGTTTGCTGTTCCTGGTCGGCGCCGTCGGCCTCTGGGACAAACTCATGCAGACCCTGGCGCTGATGATGGTCGCCACGGTCATTTCGGTGCTGATCGGCATTCCGCTGGGCATTCTCTCGGCGCGCAGCAATCGCCTGCGTTCGGTGCTGATGCCGTTGCTGGACATCATGCAGACCATGCCCAGCTTCGTGTACCTGATCCCGGTGCTGATGCTGTTCGGCCTGGGCAAGGTCCCGGCGATTTTTGCCACGGTGATCTACGCCGCGCCGCCGCTGATCCGCCTCACCGACCTGGGTATCCGCCAGGTTGACGGTGAAGTGATGGAGGCGATCAACGCCTTCGGTGCCAACCGCTGGCAGCAACTGTTCGGTGTGCAACTGCCGCTGGCCCTGCCGAGCATCATGGCGGGGATCAACCAGACCACCATGATGGCACTGTCGATGGTGGTCATCGCCTCGATGATCGGTGCC from the Pseudomonas sp. N3-W genome contains:
- the hutU gene encoding urocanate hydratase, which produces MTDNTQKPTKYRDVEIRAARGNKLTAKSWMTEAPLRMLMNNLDPEVAENPKELVVYGGIGRAARNWECYDKIVESLTNLNDDETLLVQSGKPVGVFKTHSNAPRVLIANSNLVPHWASWEHFNELDAKGLAMYGQMTAGSWIYIGSQGIVQGTYETFVEAGRQHYNDNLKGRWVLTAGLGGMGGAQPLAATLAGACSLNIECQQISIDFRLKSRYVDEQATDLDDALARIAKYTQEGKAISIALLGNAAEILPELVKRGVRPDMVTDQTSAHDPLNGYLPAGWTWDQYRARAKTEPAAVIKAAKQSMAVHVKAMLDFQKMGIPTFDYGNNIRQMAQEEGVENAFDFPGFVPAYIRPLFCRGIGPFRWAALSGDPQDIYKTDAKVKELIPDDAHLHNWLDMARERISFQGLPARICWVGLGLRAKLGLAFNEMVRSGELSAPIVIGRDHLDSGSVASPNRETESMQDGSDAVSDWPLLNALLNTASGATWVSLHHGGGVGMGFSQHSGMVIVCDGTDEAAERIARVLHNDPATGVMRHADAGYQIAIDCAKEQGLNLPMITGK
- a CDS encoding HutD family protein; this translates as MAQLKVLRAADYPRMPWKNGGGSTEEITRDAGTGLEGFGWRLSIADIGESGGFSTFAGYQRVITVLQGAGMTLRVDGQDTRPLLPLDPFAFSGESQVSCALLGGPIRDFNLIYAPQRYSARLQWLAGEQHLFTSATTVLVFSVSEQLEVMLGDSTRQLGRHDCLQLDANAGLLDIAINGACCVIELIAH
- a CDS encoding proline/glycine betaine ABC transporter permease, which produces MFPESFTFSIADWVNGWVDSLVTNYGDVFRHISDTLLWAIVNLESLLRAAPWWLMLAIVAGIAWHATRKVVTTVVIVGLLFLVGAVGLWDKLMQTLALMMVATVISVLIGIPLGILSARSNRLRSVLMPLLDIMQTMPSFVYLIPVLMLFGLGKVPAIFATVIYAAPPLIRLTDLGIRQVDGEVMEAINAFGANRWQQLFGVQLPLALPSIMAGINQTTMMALSMVVIASMIGARGLGEDVLVGIQTLNVGRGLEAGLAIVILAVVIDRITQAYGRPRHEVSK
- a CDS encoding ABC transporter substrate-binding protein, with product MKSNKTLLTTVLSMGLLASAGATQAAGWCESGKPVKFAGLNWESAMLLTDVLQVVLEKGYDCKTDSLPGNSITMENALSSNDIQVFAEEWVGRSEVWNKAEKAGKVVGVGAPVVGAVEGWYVPRYVIEGDAKRKLEPKAPDLKNIADLAKYAAVFKDQEEPSKGRFYNCPAGWTCELDNSEMLKSYGLESSYTNFRPGTGPALDAAVLSSYKRGEPILFYYWSPTPLMGQVDLVKLEEKPGVDKHVTIKVGLSKTFHDEAPELVAVLEKVNLPIDILNQNLGRMTKERIESPKLAKIFLKEHPEVWHAWVSDDAAKKIDAAL
- a CDS encoding cytosine permease, with product MAVNDDRASSKPLIERRSIDYIPEAERHGRLLSQFTLWLGANLQITAIVTGALAVVLGGDVFWSLIGLLIGQLLGGGVMALHAAQGPQLGLPQMISSRVQFGVYGAVIPLVLVCLMYIGFSASGSLLAGQAVAQLLNVQDWVGIVLFAGSIMVFTIFGYRVIHGIGRIASVLGVVAFVYLFYKLLAGNDIMALLGNKHFSLASFLLAVSLSASWQIAFGPYVADYSRYLPRSTSASKTFWAVGLGSVIGAQASMVFGVFAAALAGSQFAHHEVSFIVSLGGTGIVAALLYFAVAFGKVTVTTLNAYGSFMSIATIISGFRGSRHISSGVRLLYIFIMVSLAAALALLGKDSFLKDFSAFILFLLAFFTPWSAINLVDFYCITKERYDIPALSNPNGRYGRWNLMGISIYVFGVLIQMPFISTHFYTGPLVASLGDTDISWIIGLVVPAVMYYFAAKKWHGAVPDRLILPVEQDNVAAPQTSGAGRAAAQA